The Montipora capricornis isolate CH-2021 unplaced genomic scaffold, ASM3666992v2 scaffold_496, whole genome shotgun sequence genome has a segment encoding these proteins:
- the LOC138036691 gene encoding dorsal-ventral patterning tolloid-like protein 1, whose translation MTTSTTQMPSTPRSCEHSFTDLQGNFSSPNYPSSYPHNLNCTWSITVTPGSHLLLQFSNFFVEYGGKHCSFDYVEVSDSNYPSSSIKIKHCGYQSPWCVWSTSNVLHVRFVTDQTVSASGFMAHYATYGNTVSGNCLSVNATQRSCEHSLTDLQGNFSSPNYPSSYPHNLNCTWSITVTPGSHIYLQFSNFSVGYGGKHCSFDYVEVSDSNYPSSSIKIKHCGYQSPWCVWSTSNVLHVRFVTAQTVSASGFMAHYATYGNTASGNCLSLNATQRSCEHSLTDLQGNFSSPNYPSSYPHNLNCTWSITVTPGSHIYLQFSNFSVGYGGKHCLFDYVEVSDLNYPSGSIKIKRCGNQSPWCVWSMSNALHLRFVTKHTFSASNFMAHYATYGNTVSGNCLSVNAIQRSCEHSLTDLQGNFSSPNYPSSYPHNLNCTWSITVTPGSHIYLQFSHFSVEYGGKHCPYDYVEVSDSNYPSSSIKIKHCGYQSPWCVWSTSNVLHVRFVTDQTVSASGFMAHYATYGNTTSGNCLSLKKSKEILTEHLQECKPILISVTKCPHTLFNFDITYIKKLAVIRH comes from the exons ATGACGACAAGTACAACTCAAATGCCCTCCACACCAC GGTCGTGTGAACACAGCTTTACTGATCTTCAAGGAAACTTCTCGAGTCCGAATTATCCATCCAGCTACCCACATAATCTGAACTGCACCTGGTCTATTACTGTAACACCAGGCAGCCACCTTCTCTTGcagttttctaatttttttgtggaataTGGTGGAAAACACTGTTCGTTTGACTATGTGGAAGTATCTGATTCAAACTATCCATCGAGTTccataaaaataaaacactgTGGTTATCAAAGTCCTTGGTGTGTTTGGAGCACGAGCAATGTCCTGCATGTTCGATTCGTAACTGATCAAACTGTTTCAGCTTCAGGCTTCATGGCACATTATGCAACTTACGGGAATACTGTCAGCGGAAACTGCCTGTCAGTCAATGCAACACAAA GGTCGTGTGAACACAGCTTAACTGATCTTCAAGGAAACTTCTCGAGTCCGAATTATCCATCCAGCTACCCACATAATCTGAACTGCACCTGGTCTATTACTGTAACACCAGGCAGCCACATTTACTTGCAGTTTTCTAACTTTTCTGTGGGATATGGTGGAAAACACTGTTCGTTTGACTATGTGGAAGTATCTGATTCAAACTATCCATCGAGTTccataaaaataaaacactgTGGTTATCAAAGTCCTTGGTGTGTTTGGAGCACGAGCAATGTCCTGCATGTTCGATTCGTAACTGCTCAAACTGTTTCAGCTTCAGGCTTCATGGCACATTATGCAACTTACGGGAATACTGCCAGCGGAAATTGCCTCTCTCTCAATGCAACACAAA GGTCGTGTGAACACAGCTTGACTGATCTTCAAGGAAACTTCTCGAGTCCGAATTATCCATCCAGCTACCCACATAATCTGAACTGCACCTGGTCTATTACTGTAACACCAGGCAGCCACATTTACTTGCAGTTTTCTAACTTTTCTGTGGGATATGGTGGAAAACACTGTTTATTTGACTACGTGGAAGTATCTGACTTAAACTATCCATCGGGTTCCATAAAAATAAAACGCTGTGGAAATCAAAGTCCTTGGTGTGTCTGGAGCATGAGCAATGCCCTGCATCTTCGATTCGTAACTAAACACACTTTTTCAGCTTCAAACTTCATGGCACATTATGCAACTTACGGGAATACTGTCAGCGGAAACTGCCTGTCAGTCAATGCAATACAAA GGTCGTGTGAACACAGCTTGACTGATCTTCAAGGAAACTTCTCGAGTCCGAATTATCCATCCAGCTACCCACATAACCTGAACTGCACCTGGTCTATTACTGTAACACCAGGCAGCCACATTTACTTGCAGTTTTCTCACTTTTCTGTGGAATATGGTGGAAAACACTGTCCGTATGACTATGTGGAAGTATCTGATTCAAACTATCCATCGAGTTccataaaaataaaacactgTGGTTATCAAAGTCCTTGGTGTGTTTGGAGCACGAGCAATGTCCTGCATGTTCGATTCGTAACTGATCAAACTGTTTCAGCTTCAGGCTTCATGGCACATTATGCAACTTACGGGAATACTACCAGCGGAAACTGCCTGTCTCTTaaaaaaagtaaggaaataCTCACTGAGCATCTCCAGGAATGCAAACCGATTTTGATAAGCGTTACAAAGTGTCCTCATACCCTTTTCAACTTTGACATTACTTATATCAAGAAACTAGCAGTTATCAGACATTAG